In Acidimicrobiales bacterium, one DNA window encodes the following:
- the hisB gene encoding imidazoleglycerol-phosphate dehydratase HisB, whose translation MKRAAGAVSPVPRRATRQRRTKETSIDVEVALDGSGAVEVDTGLPFFDHMLSQLGRHGGLDLRITASGDLHVDAHHTVEDVGIVLGEALASAMGDKAGIRRFSSIALPLDEALVEVALDISGRPYLAYDVAFGPDVAPLGSPPFDPQLAEEFWRALVTAAGFTLHLRLVTGKNTHHVLEASFKGTARCLRDALRLEGAGVPSTKGTLGTAPGA comes from the coding sequence CTCGCCAGCGACGGACGAAGGAGACGTCCATCGACGTCGAGGTCGCCCTCGACGGCAGCGGGGCGGTGGAGGTCGACACCGGCCTGCCCTTCTTCGACCACATGCTGTCGCAGCTGGGCCGCCACGGCGGCCTCGACCTTCGCATCACGGCGTCGGGCGACCTCCACGTCGACGCGCACCACACCGTCGAAGACGTCGGGATCGTGCTGGGCGAAGCCCTGGCGTCGGCGATGGGGGACAAGGCCGGCATCCGCCGGTTCTCCTCCATCGCCCTGCCGCTCGACGAGGCCCTCGTCGAGGTGGCGCTCGACATCTCGGGGCGTCCCTATCTCGCCTACGACGTGGCCTTCGGGCCCGACGTGGCGCCCCTGGGCTCGCCTCCCTTCGACCCGCAGCTGGCCGAGGAGTTCTGGCGCGCGCTGGTCACGGCGGCCGGCTTCACCCTGCACCTGCGGCTGGTCACCGGGAAGAACACCCACCACGTGCTGGAGGCCTCGTTCAAGGGGACGGCGCGTTGCCTGCGCGACGCGCTGCGGCTCGAAGGCGCGGGCGTGCCCTCGACCAAGGGCACGCTCGGGACGGCCCCCGGAGCCTGA
- the hisH gene encoding imidazole glycerol phosphate synthase subunit HisH, whose translation MDGGIAVLDYGIGNLASAQKALVHLGADARLVTDPDEAAGAAGVVLPGVGAFGRCALALRRTGLVEAVERAVARGTPFLGICVGFQLLYEGSEESPATPGLGVLGGKVRELSGPVKRPQMQWNQLVTRPGATSGLLAGLPERPWVYFVHSYAPEVTDDVVATCDYGGVVVAAAERGPVWGTQFHPEKSGGLGLAILANFVAVCGVEPRRG comes from the coding sequence ATGGACGGAGGAATCGCCGTCCTCGACTACGGCATCGGGAACCTCGCCTCCGCGCAGAAGGCCCTCGTGCACCTCGGTGCCGACGCCCGGCTCGTCACCGACCCCGACGAGGCCGCCGGGGCGGCCGGGGTCGTCTTGCCGGGTGTCGGTGCCTTCGGGCGCTGCGCCCTGGCCCTGCGCAGGACAGGACTGGTCGAGGCGGTCGAGCGCGCCGTCGCGCGGGGTACGCCGTTCCTCGGGATCTGCGTCGGGTTCCAACTGCTCTACGAAGGGTCCGAGGAGTCCCCGGCGACACCGGGCCTGGGTGTGCTCGGTGGCAAGGTCCGCGAGCTGTCGGGGCCGGTCAAGCGGCCCCAGATGCAGTGGAACCAGCTCGTGACGCGCCCGGGCGCCACCAGCGGGCTGCTGGCCGGGCTGCCCGAGCGTCCCTGGGTGTACTTCGTCCATTCCTACGCCCCGGAGGTCACCGACGACGTGGTCGCCACGTGCGACTACGGCGGTGTGGTGGTCGCCGCCGCCGAGCGCGGCCCGGTGTGGGGCACGCAGTTCCACCCCGAGAAGTCCGGCGGGCTCGGGCTCGCCATCCTCGCCAACTTCGTGGCGGTGTGCGGGGTCGAACCGCGCCGCGGGTGA
- a CDS encoding 1-(5-phosphoribosyl)-5-[(5-phosphoribosylamino)methylideneamino] imidazole-4-carboxamide isomerase, protein MSSVVDLFPAIDLHDGGAVRLVQGDFGRVRSYGDPVALARSYEAGGARWIHVVDLDAARTGSPVNREAVLAVTRAVGARVQVGGGVRSDEDATTLLGLGVARVVLGTAAVESPELVRTLAALHPGRVAVGLDHRGAGSGAELAVRGWERGSGTTLSDALAALADVEIGAVVVTAIDRDGMLGGPDLAGLGAVLAATTHPVVASGGVRSAADLEALAALDSGGRRLAGAIVGTALVEGALTVEEAIAACAPSV, encoded by the coding sequence GTGAGCAGCGTCGTGGACCTGTTCCCCGCGATCGACCTCCACGACGGCGGCGCCGTTCGTCTGGTGCAGGGCGACTTCGGCCGCGTCCGCAGCTACGGCGACCCCGTGGCGCTGGCGCGCTCGTACGAAGCGGGCGGTGCCCGGTGGATCCACGTCGTCGACCTCGACGCGGCGCGCACGGGTTCGCCGGTCAACCGCGAGGCGGTCCTGGCGGTCACCCGGGCGGTCGGGGCGCGGGTGCAGGTCGGTGGCGGGGTCCGCAGTGACGAGGACGCCACCACGCTGCTCGGTCTCGGGGTGGCGCGCGTGGTGCTGGGCACCGCGGCGGTCGAGTCGCCCGAGCTGGTGCGCACGTTGGCGGCGCTCCACCCGGGGCGCGTGGCGGTGGGGCTCGACCACCGCGGCGCCGGCTCCGGTGCCGAGCTGGCGGTGCGCGGCTGGGAGCGGGGGAGCGGCACGACCCTGTCCGACGCGCTGGCGGCGCTCGCCGACGTGGAGATCGGCGCCGTGGTGGTGACCGCCATCGACCGCGACGGGATGCTCGGCGGCCCTGACCTCGCCGGCCTGGGGGCCGTGCTGGCCGCGACCACCCACCCCGTGGTGGCCTCGGGCGGAGTCCGCTCGGCCGCGGACCTCGAGGCCCTGGCGGCGCTCGATTCCGGGGGCCGGCGCCTGGCGGGGGCCATCGTGGGCACCGCGCTCGTGGAGGGGGCCCTCACCGTCGAGGAGGCGATCGCCGCGTGCGCGCCGTCCGTGTGA